One stretch of Lemur catta isolate mLemCat1 chromosome 2, mLemCat1.pri, whole genome shotgun sequence DNA includes these proteins:
- the LOC123633281 gene encoding trace amine-associated receptor 2 — protein MPPPNSFNASDWTVTQFKRFILRITPFQEASIISSSQETFDCSEYGNGSCPENEKSLGVRAAMYSFMAGAIFITVFGNLAMIISISYFKQLHTPTNLLILSMAVTDFLLGFTIMPYSMIRSVENCWYFGLTFCKIHYSFDLMLSITSIFHLCSVAIDRFYAICYPLRYSTKMTIPVIKRLLLLCWSVPGAFAFGVVFSEAYADGIAGYDVLVACSSSCPVMFNKLWGTTLFMAGFFTPGSMMVGIYGKIFAVSRKHARAINNLPENQNNQMRKDKKAAKTLGIVMGVFLLCWFPCFFTILLDPFLNFSTPVVLFDALTWFGYFNSTCNPLIYGFFYPWFRRALKYILLGKIFSSHFHNTNLFTQKETE, from the coding sequence GAAACATTCGATTGCTCTGAATATGGAAATGGATCTTGCCCAGAAAATGAGAAATCCCTGGGTGTCCGAGCTGCCATGTATTCATTTATGGCAGGAGCCATATTCATCACGGTATTTGGCAATCTTGCCATGATCATTTCCATTTCCTACTTCAAGCAGCTTCACACACCAACCAACTTGCTCATTCTCTCCATGGCAGTCACTGATTTCCTCCTGGGATTTACCATCATGCCATATAGTATGATCCGATCGGTGGAGAATTGCTGGTATTTTGGGCTTACATTTTGCAAGATTCATTATAGTTTTGACTTGATGCTTAGCATAACATCTATTTTCCATCTTTGCTCAGTAGCCATTGATAGATTTTATGCTATCTGTTACCCATTACGTTATTCCACCAAAATGACAATTCCAGTCATTAAACGGTTGCTACTTCTCTGCTGGTCAGTCCCTGGGGCATTTGCATTTGGGGTGGTCTTCTCGGAGGCTTACGCTGACGGCATAGCGGGCTATGATGTCTTGGTCGCTTGTTCCAGTTCCTGCCCAGTGATGTTCAACAAGCTCTGGGGAACCACCCTGTTTATGGCAGGTTTCTTCACTCCTGGATCTATGATGGTGGGGATTTATGGCAAAATCTTTGCAGTATCCAGAAAACATGCTCGTGCAATCAATAACTTgccagaaaatcaaaataatcagatgaggaaagacaaaaaagcagCCAAAACTTTAGGGATAGTGATGGGTGTTTTCTTATTATGTTGGTTTCCCTGTTTCTTCACAATTTTATTGGATCCCTTTCTGAACTTCTCTACTCCTGTCGTTTTGTTTGATGCCTTGACATGGTTTGGCTATTTTAACTCCACCTGTAATCCCTTAATATATGGTTTCTTCTATCCCTGGTTTCGCAGAGCCCTTAAGTACATTTTACTGGGTAAAATTTTCAGCTCACATTTCCATAATACTAATTTGTTTACTCAAAAAGAAACGGAATAG